A window of the Helianthus annuus cultivar XRQ/B chromosome 4, HanXRQr2.0-SUNRISE, whole genome shotgun sequence genome harbors these coding sequences:
- the LOC110937056 gene encoding uncharacterized protein LOC110937056 translates to MGTYWIVSWFVTSQLLTTRCRKEQRRWTHQSDHTDIIIQGCSRKCINYEAYPANTARREQFRSEEQPNKIVLMVVMSWLYKWRAILGVKAKHKCVESRGDRSI, encoded by the exons ATGGGGACATACTGGATTGTGTCATGGTTCGTCACCAGCCAACTTTTGACCACCCGGTGCAGAAAGGAACAACGTCGTTG GACCCACCAAAGTGACCATACAGACATCATCATCCAGGGATGCAGTCGAAAATGTATCAACTATGAAGCTTATCCAGCGAATACTGCCCGTAGGGAACAATTCCGATCAGAAGAACAACCGAACAAGATTGTTCTAATGGTGGTCATGAG TTGGTTATATAAGTGGAGAGCAATACTAGGAGTAAAAGCCAAGCATAAATGTGTGGAATCCAGAGGTGACAGATCGATTTGA